From one Montipora capricornis isolate CH-2021 chromosome 10, ASM3666992v2, whole genome shotgun sequence genomic stretch:
- the LOC138018361 gene encoding uncharacterized protein, translating into MNPYRSYQGMDEDNFLDKDLINTLNQRFARVPSPQQAQPMFGRQFWPFPSSSTSFYRPSEMGRAQFDEQQQISIDDYNQLSSPSNSSNSSRTISPIPVVASTSCAQAVEEGAQVKTKKARSKSVDWTEDETHDLLEAWGPRYSQLRSASQREKVNIWNQIYASYKSAYPQSQRTLQQIKKRQQNLEYEYKLLKQKSQKTGEAGIKQIKDGFPYFDYFDDVMGHRDSVDSSKMAVEGSSIFTTESEEAASESGSVSAPTEIAHPDKRKVDKPENSVRKGKRRRQDEPRTSGQSSDFQKAFMEMWERSMNEDRERFERSAEIFREAQTKQMEQTNAILSGFKDIFKDLASK; encoded by the exons ATGAATCCGTATAGATCTTACCAGGGGATGGATGAGGACAACTttttagacaaagaccttaT CAATACCTTAAACCAACGCTTTGCAAGAGTACCCTCTCCTCAGCAAGCGCAACCGATGTTTGGCAGACAATTCTGGCCATTTCCTTCGAGCAGCACTTCTTTTTATCGGCCGTCCGAAATGGGAAGGGCCCAGTTCGACGAACAGCAACAAATAAGTATTGATGATTACAATCAGCTCAGCAGCCCAAGCAACTCCAGTAACTCGTCCCGAACGATATCGCCGATCCCAGTGGTAGCAAGCACTTCATGTGCTCAAGCAGTGGAGGAAGGCGCCCAAGTTAAAACTAAGAAAGCGCGATCAAAGTCTGTGGACTGGACGGAAGACGAGACCCATGATCTTCTAGAAGCGTGGGGTCCAAGATACAGCCAGCTGCGGAGTGCCTCTCAAAGAGAAAAGGTAAACATATGGAACCAAATATATGCCTCTTATAAATCTGCCTATCCCCAAAGCCAGAGAACCCTTCAGCAAATAAAGAAACGGCAGCAGAACTTGGAGTATGAGTATAAGCTACTTAAACAAAAGTCACAGAAAACCGGGGAAGCAGGAATCAAGCAAATCAAAGATGGCTTTCCTTACTTCGACTATTTTGACGACGTAATGGGCCATCGGGACAGTGTTGATTCCAGTAAAATGGCAGTTGAGGGAAGCTCTATCTTCACTACGGAGAGCGAAGAGGCCGCATCAGAAAGTGGAAGTGTTTCGGCACCAACTGAAATCGCACATCCTGACAAACGAAAAGTAGACAAGCCAGAAAATAGTGTCCGTAAGGGAAAACGGCGGCGACAAGATGAGCCCAGAACTAGTGGTCAGTCCTCTGATTTCCAAAAAGCTTTCATGGAAATGTGGGAGCGCAGCATGAACGAAGACAGGGAGAGATTTGAACGTTCCGCTGAAATATTTCGCGAGGCGCAGACCAAACAAATGGAACAGACAAACGCCATACTTTCCggatttaaagacatttttaaagATTTGGCGTCTAAGTAG
- the LOC138018371 gene encoding uncharacterized protein isoform X1: MMHFTENWDGVPLFSFLPKRSENPFHPRQVMAFKLILVLLTVPFITVSGAPGCDLLRFRGGYFRGSGIVHRGFVAAMEDINRYAIQCKVKIHLTSSFRKDNGRKITGAIVTPSKISNHFVGHAIDMNVVDGQHWCNSNCLRNEKNQRSRVKCFISKIRQDANLRWGGDFSISDPVHIDDGLNRKNLEEYHRLYKTLQTNCQL, encoded by the exons ATGATGCATTTTACCGAGAATTGGGACGGTGTTCCTCTTTTCTCGTTTTTGCCGAAAAGATCGGAAAATC CATTTCACCCGCGACAAGTTATGGCCTTCAAGTTGATTCTGGTTCTGCTTACCGTTCCTTTCATAACAGTGTCAG GGGCTCCAGGTTGTGATCTCCTCAGGTTTCGAGGTGGGTACTTTCGAGGATCAGGAATTGTCCACAGAGGATTTGTCGCAGCTATGGAAGACATTAATCGTTATGCTATCCAGTGCAAAGTTAAG ATACATTTGACCAGCTCCTTCCGGAAGGATAATGGAAGAAAAATTACCGGAGCCATTGTAACGCCCTCTAAAATCAGCAATCACTTCGTTGGTCATGCAATTGACATGAATGTGGTCGATGGTCAACATTGGTGCAACAGCAATTGCCTTCGTAATGAAAAGAATCAAAGGAGCCGAGTAAAGTGCTTTATCTCCAAAATCAGGCAGGATGCAAATCTTCGCTGGGGGGGAGATTTTTCAATTTCAGATCCTGTCCACATTGATGACGGATTAAACAGGAAGAATCTAGAGGAGTACCATCGACTATACAAGACCCTTCAGACCAACTGTCAATTATAA
- the LOC138018371 gene encoding uncharacterized protein isoform X2, which translates to MAFKLILVLLTVPFITVSGAPGCDLLRFRGGYFRGSGIVHRGFVAAMEDINRYAIQCKVKIHLTSSFRKDNGRKITGAIVTPSKISNHFVGHAIDMNVVDGQHWCNSNCLRNEKNQRSRVKCFISKIRQDANLRWGGDFSISDPVHIDDGLNRKNLEEYHRLYKTLQTNCQL; encoded by the exons ATGGCCTTCAAGTTGATTCTGGTTCTGCTTACCGTTCCTTTCATAACAGTGTCAG GGGCTCCAGGTTGTGATCTCCTCAGGTTTCGAGGTGGGTACTTTCGAGGATCAGGAATTGTCCACAGAGGATTTGTCGCAGCTATGGAAGACATTAATCGTTATGCTATCCAGTGCAAAGTTAAG ATACATTTGACCAGCTCCTTCCGGAAGGATAATGGAAGAAAAATTACCGGAGCCATTGTAACGCCCTCTAAAATCAGCAATCACTTCGTTGGTCATGCAATTGACATGAATGTGGTCGATGGTCAACATTGGTGCAACAGCAATTGCCTTCGTAATGAAAAGAATCAAAGGAGCCGAGTAAAGTGCTTTATCTCCAAAATCAGGCAGGATGCAAATCTTCGCTGGGGGGGAGATTTTTCAATTTCAGATCCTGTCCACATTGATGACGGATTAAACAGGAAGAATCTAGAGGAGTACCATCGACTATACAAGACCCTTCAGACCAACTGTCAATTATAA